Below is a window of Candidatus Atribacteria bacterium DNA.
TTTGCTCCCCATAAAGACCTGCTCGGGCAAGGATTGGGTTTCATGATTAACGAAATAAATGGTCACAAAACAGTAGAAAAAAGTGGTGGCGCATTTGGCTCAACTGGGCAAGTAATTTTATTTCCCGAATATAAACAGGGAATATCTTACAGTTTTAATAGCAATATTATAGGATTTAATTATGATTTTCAGAAAGCATTTGCCGATAGATTCTACCCAAATGTCTCACAATCCTCAAAATGCTATCCAATGTCCATGAGTGATTTAAAAAAGTTCGAGGGATATTACCGTTATACCCGCTATAACCAATCTGGTATCGCGAAACTTATGGTGGCAATTTCTCCGCAACATAATGCTTTTGTTAAGGCTAATGAGGACGGCACTCTTAGCGTTGGGATTATGTTTCTCAAAGACTCAATTAAATATGAACCAATCTCAGCGGATTCTTTTCAAAAAGTAGAAAAAACTGATATTTTGGCAGGATCTGGAATAAAAATTGATCTAGGGAAAAGAATGGCGTTTAGGCTAAATGCTAAAAAAGATAAAGCTGATTATGTTTTTTTTAATTTTGAAAAACTCTCGATGGAAAGGATACCTTGGTGGCAATATGGAACCGTTTCAATATTAGCCTTGCTTTTCTTTGTAGTAACGTCGTTATTGATTCTAATATGTTGGTCTATCGGAAAACTAATTAGTATTTTAAGAAAAAAACACCAAATTGCAAGTTGGCAGAAAATTGCGAGTTCCGTAGGAATGGCATATGCTGTCACAATCATTGTCTTTTTTGGAATTATTTTTTTTAAATTCAATGAAGATCTAATGTATGGCATACCATTAATACTTAAGGTTGCGCTGATTGTACCAACTCTGAGTATTCCAGCTTTTTTATCATTAGGATACTTCTCAATAAAATCCTGGCAAAAGAAATATTGGAATTTGCCTACTAGAATACTCTATTCACTCTTTGCTCTTTCTGTTTTAGTTTTTGTCTGTTTTTCTGCATTCTACAATTTGATCGGTTGGAACTATTAAGGTTATATGCATGTAATTATTCTGTAAATTGATTACCCCATTAAAAAACACTGTACGAAGTTGTTGGATTCACTAGCATTGATACCCGATAATATTGTATGAATCAATTAAAAAATAAGTAACTCTATATTTTAATCCTTAGCAGATGAT
It encodes the following:
- a CDS encoding class A beta-lactamase-related serine hydrolase, which codes for MKKFLKILVYFLVSLPFFCFCLINVQAASSTNSNKTQIVQYGSGAADSGITQANQFGPKSAEELESFLDIEIPRLMQEYHIPGFMISFVSGDNIIFNKGYGVKKVETKKAINPTTDVSLVASVAKTLVTTAVMQQVDRGKIKLDEDINIYLNFEIKNDFKEKITIRNLLQNTAGFEDYFNGQGTKDKDKLITLEESVKNYRPKVVYKPGDIHNYSNYGWNLLGYIVQRTSGQEFDQYVKENIFLPLEMNSSLFAYNLPSADFGDTFLKGYIYNLKDDKFVEQETGYWAGYPAYALLSNTHDLGNFMIMYLNDGIFKGKTILKPESVKSIENDVFAPHKDLLGQGLGFMINEINGHKTVEKSGGAFGSTGQVILFPEYKQGISYSFNSNIIGFNYDFQKAFADRFYPNVSQSSKCYPMSMSDLKKFEGYYRYTRYNQSGIAKLMVAISPQHNAFVKANEDGTLSVGIMFLKDSIKYEPISADSFQKVEKTDILAGSGIKIDLGKRMAFRLNAKKDKADYVFFNFEKLSMERIPWWQYGTVSILALLFFVVTSLLILICWSIGKLISILRKKHQIASWQKIASSVGMAYAVTIIVFFGIIFFKFNEDLMYGIPLILKVALIVPTLSIPAFLSLGYFSIKSWQKKYWNLPTRILYSLFALSVLVFVCFSAFYNLIGWNY